From Actinopolymorpha cephalotaxi, one genomic window encodes:
- the pdhA gene encoding pyruvate dehydrogenase (acetyl-transferring) E1 component subunit alpha: MTEGTFGAPAGEPDLVQLLTPEGERCEHPDYAFDLDDEAVRGFYRDMVLTRRIDAEAIALQRQGELGIWASLLGQEAAQIGSGRAVRQQDFIFPTYREHGVAWCRGIDPLALISLFRGVDNGGWDPAEVNFHLYTIVIGAQTLHATGYAMGMQRDGCVGTGDPERDAAVLAYFGDGASAQGDVNESFIWSAVFNTPTVYFLQNNQWAISAPQEKQSRIPLYRRAAGFGFPGVRVDGNDVLACYAVTKAALQQARDGGGPTLIEAFTYRMGAHTTTDDPTRYRLQDELEHWKLKDPLARVKAYLTRNALIDDAFLADLDTEADDLAAHVRAGTLSMPEPDLAATFDRVYAEMTPELRAQQEWFREYHASFHPSGGAADGGAPHAEVTR, encoded by the coding sequence GTGACTGAAGGCACGTTCGGGGCCCCGGCGGGTGAGCCCGACCTCGTGCAGCTGCTCACGCCCGAGGGCGAGCGCTGCGAGCATCCCGACTACGCGTTCGATCTGGACGACGAGGCGGTCAGGGGCTTCTACCGTGACATGGTGCTCACCCGGCGCATCGACGCCGAGGCGATCGCCCTCCAGCGGCAGGGCGAGCTCGGCATCTGGGCGTCGCTGCTCGGCCAGGAGGCCGCGCAGATCGGCTCCGGCCGCGCGGTCCGGCAGCAGGACTTCATCTTCCCGACCTACCGCGAGCACGGCGTCGCGTGGTGTCGCGGCATCGACCCGCTGGCGCTGATCAGCCTCTTCCGCGGCGTCGACAACGGCGGCTGGGACCCGGCCGAGGTCAACTTCCACCTCTACACGATCGTCATCGGCGCGCAGACGCTGCACGCGACCGGTTACGCGATGGGCATGCAGCGCGACGGCTGCGTCGGCACCGGCGACCCCGAGCGGGACGCCGCGGTGCTCGCCTACTTCGGTGACGGGGCCAGCGCCCAGGGCGACGTGAACGAGTCGTTCATCTGGTCCGCGGTGTTCAACACCCCGACCGTCTACTTCCTGCAGAACAACCAGTGGGCCATCTCCGCCCCGCAGGAGAAGCAGTCCCGGATCCCGCTCTACCGCCGGGCCGCGGGCTTCGGCTTCCCCGGCGTACGCGTCGACGGCAACGACGTCCTCGCCTGCTACGCCGTCACCAAGGCGGCGCTGCAGCAGGCCCGCGACGGCGGCGGCCCGACGCTGATCGAGGCCTTCACCTACCGCATGGGCGCGCACACCACCACCGACGACCCGACGCGGTACCGCCTGCAGGACGAGCTGGAGCACTGGAAACTCAAGGACCCGCTGGCCCGGGTCAAGGCGTACCTCACCCGCAACGCCCTGATCGACGACGCGTTCCTCGCCGACCTGGACACCGAGGCCGACGACCTCGCCGCCCACGTCCGCGCCGGCACGCTCTCCATGCCCGAACCCGACCTCGCGGCGACGTTCGACCGGGTGTACGCAGAGATGACCCCCGAGCTACGCGCCCAGCAGGAGTGGTTCCGCGAGTACCACGCGTCCTTCCATCCTTCTGGCGGAGCGGCCGACGGCGGCGCGCCCCACGCGGAGGTGACCCGATGA
- a CDS encoding CaiB/BaiF CoA transferase family protein, with protein sequence MSGPLTGVRVLEFTNLAPVPFAATMLADLGAEVVRVDRHDSVTGAPARPGDPLARGRRSIALDLKHPEAIAVALRLAESADVLIEGFRPGVCERLGIGPEECLAVNPRLVYARISGWGQDGPGAKEAGHDLDYLAVSGVLAPIGPAGAPPTPPLNYVADFAGGGMLAVVGILAALWERERSGHGQVVDAAMVEGAALLSAQLHGLLADGMWTGPRGGNLLDGGAPFYRCYPCADGRFVAVAALEPRFYAALLAGLGLVDEDLPGQYDEAGWPVLHETFAAVLATGTRDDWAERFAGTDACVTPVLDPAEAPRHPQAVARRSFVDVGGQVQPAPAPRLSRTPSGVPGPAPAPGAHTREVLAGAGFGEAEIGELVRSGAVAVAR encoded by the coding sequence ATGAGTGGCCCGCTGACCGGCGTACGTGTCCTGGAGTTCACCAACCTCGCCCCCGTGCCGTTCGCGGCGACGATGCTGGCCGACCTCGGCGCCGAGGTGGTGCGGGTGGACCGGCACGACTCGGTGACCGGCGCCCCGGCGCGGCCGGGCGACCCGCTGGCGCGTGGGCGGCGGTCGATCGCCCTGGACCTCAAGCACCCGGAGGCGATCGCGGTCGCGCTCCGGCTGGCCGAATCCGCCGACGTGCTGATCGAGGGCTTCCGCCCGGGTGTGTGCGAACGCCTCGGCATCGGACCCGAGGAGTGCCTGGCCGTCAACCCGCGGCTGGTCTACGCCCGGATCAGCGGGTGGGGCCAGGACGGACCGGGTGCGAAGGAGGCCGGGCACGACCTGGACTACCTCGCGGTGTCCGGGGTGCTGGCGCCGATCGGCCCGGCCGGCGCGCCGCCCACCCCGCCGCTGAACTACGTCGCGGACTTCGCCGGCGGCGGCATGCTCGCGGTCGTCGGCATCCTCGCCGCGCTGTGGGAACGCGAACGCTCCGGCCACGGCCAGGTCGTGGACGCGGCGATGGTCGAGGGCGCCGCGCTGCTGTCCGCGCAACTGCACGGGCTGCTCGCCGACGGCATGTGGACCGGGCCGCGCGGCGGCAACCTGCTGGACGGCGGCGCGCCGTTCTACCGCTGCTACCCCTGCGCGGACGGCCGGTTCGTCGCGGTGGCCGCGCTGGAGCCGCGCTTCTACGCAGCACTCCTCGCCGGGCTGGGCCTGGTCGACGAGGACCTGCCCGGGCAGTACGACGAGGCGGGCTGGCCGGTGCTGCACGAGACGTTCGCGGCGGTGCTGGCCACCGGCACCCGGGACGACTGGGCCGAACGCTTCGCCGGCACCGACGCCTGCGTGACCCCGGTGCTCGACCCGGCCGAGGCGCCCCGTCATCCGCAGGCGGTGGCCCGGAGATCGTTCGTGGACGTCGGTGGGCAGGTCCAGCCCGCCCCCGCGCCCCGGCTGTCGCGGACGCCGAGCGGGGTGCCGGGTCCGGCACCCGCCCCGGGCGCCCACACCCGGGAGGTGCTGGCCGGTGCGGGGTTCGGCGAGGCGGAGATCGGCGAGTTGGTCCGCTCCGGCGCGGTCGCGGTCGCCCGGTGA
- a CDS encoding acyl-CoA dehydrogenase family protein: MRAYGYFDADHDAFRESFRTFCAREVVPRQPGWDKAGLVDRDVWLAAGRQGFLVPAADEAYGGLGVTDLRYEQVMVEELAAVHESGFGLGLHNGVVAPYLLHAATRSQKRRYLTRAVTGETVLAIAITEPEAGSDAAALRTRAVEDGDHWVLDGAKTFISNGITADVVLVAARTEPDRRHGIGLFLVESGTPGFTRGRKLDKLGLRTQDTAELFFDGCRVPKENVLGHPGEGFVQLTRQFAQERLVVAMSAVASAEVALRDTIAYVRERQAFGRPLSAFQDTRFRLASLRTEVDVAQAYVDQCVLAANAGALDAPSAAQAKLFATEMLGRVVDDCVQMHGGYGYMWEYPICRAYADARVQRIYAGTSEIMKDIISRAMLADPSGE, from the coding sequence ATGCGGGCCTACGGCTACTTCGACGCCGACCACGACGCCTTCCGGGAGTCTTTTCGTACGTTCTGTGCCCGGGAGGTCGTGCCCCGCCAGCCCGGCTGGGACAAGGCCGGCCTGGTCGACCGGGACGTCTGGCTGGCCGCCGGGCGGCAGGGGTTCCTGGTGCCCGCCGCCGACGAGGCGTACGGCGGGCTCGGCGTCACCGACCTGCGCTACGAGCAGGTGATGGTCGAGGAGCTCGCCGCGGTGCACGAGTCCGGCTTCGGGCTCGGCCTGCACAACGGCGTCGTCGCGCCGTACCTCCTGCACGCCGCCACCCGCAGCCAGAAGCGCAGGTACCTCACCCGCGCGGTCACCGGCGAGACCGTGCTGGCGATCGCGATCACCGAACCTGAGGCCGGCTCGGACGCCGCCGCCCTGCGCACCCGGGCGGTCGAGGACGGCGACCACTGGGTGCTGGACGGCGCCAAGACGTTCATCTCCAACGGCATCACCGCCGACGTCGTTCTCGTCGCCGCCCGCACCGAACCCGACCGCCGGCACGGCATCGGGCTGTTCCTCGTGGAGAGCGGCACGCCCGGCTTCACCCGGGGCCGCAAGCTCGACAAGCTGGGGTTGCGTACGCAGGACACCGCGGAGCTGTTCTTCGACGGCTGCCGCGTCCCGAAGGAGAACGTGCTCGGCCACCCGGGCGAGGGGTTCGTCCAGCTGACCCGGCAGTTCGCCCAGGAACGCCTGGTGGTCGCGATGAGCGCGGTCGCCAGCGCGGAGGTCGCGCTGCGGGACACGATCGCGTACGTGCGCGAACGCCAGGCGTTCGGCCGGCCGCTGTCGGCGTTCCAGGACACGAGGTTCCGGCTCGCCTCGCTGCGGACCGAGGTGGACGTGGCGCAGGCGTACGTCGACCAGTGCGTGCTCGCCGCCAACGCCGGTGCGCTGGACGCGCCGTCGGCCGCGCAGGCGAAGCTGTTCGCGACCGAGATGCTCGGCCGGGTCGTCGACGACTGTGTGCAGATGCACGGCGGCTACGGCTACATGTGGGAGTACCCCATCTGCCGGGCGTACGCCGACGCGCGGGTGCAGCGCATCTACGCCGGCACCTCCGAGATCATGAAGGACATCATCAGCCGCGCCATGCTCGCGGACCCTTCCGGGGAGTAA
- a CDS encoding 3-hydroxyacyl-CoA dehydrogenase NAD-binding domain-containing protein: MTDAVRYDRDAGGVVTLTFDQPGQSANVMNADYMTAMGVAVDRLERDRDAGELRGVVLTSAKPTFFAGGDLEMLRDVDRGDLAEFRGFLTNVKTQLRRLERLGRPVVAAINGSALGGGLEIALACHHRVALDDPAVRVGFPEVTLGLLPGAGGIVRSVRLLGLTAALPLLVEGTQLGPGAAVKAGLVDELAATPEDLLTRARAWIEARAAEPEGPVQPWDRKGFRVPGQPADAQGYAALSAAPAMLTSRTHGAYPAPERILAAAVEGSFVDVDTALEIETRYFCDLVTGQVAKNMIGTLWFGRNEVARGASKPPGYEKRPVRTLGVLGAGMMGAGIAHVSAYAGIDVVLADVTADQARAGRDRIAALLDERVAKGRLTPGRRDEVLSRITVTDTGPGMAGPSGLADCDLVVEAVFEDRAVKNAVHAAAERAAPRAFLASNTSTLPITGLAEAVRAPDRFVGLHFFSPVHRMPLVEIIRGVQTSPVTLAAAFDFVRQIGKLPIIVDDGRGFFTSRVFGTYVTEGIAMVVEGVPPAVVENTARTAGFPVGPLAVADEVSLTLLARVRAQEVADLAAEGRTPAPHPAYDVIDAMVGELNRPGKGGGAGFYDYGGDEGKRLWPELAERFATGPGEVPVGDVADRLLFVQALEALRCLNEGVVQTARDANVGTVFGIGFPAWTGGAAQFVSAYGGPAVFTARAKELMARYGDRFQPPPIKW; this comes from the coding sequence ATGACAGACGCCGTGCGGTACGACCGGGACGCCGGCGGTGTCGTCACGCTGACGTTCGACCAGCCGGGCCAGTCGGCGAACGTCATGAACGCCGACTACATGACGGCGATGGGCGTGGCGGTGGACCGGCTCGAACGCGACCGCGACGCGGGCGAGCTGCGCGGGGTGGTCCTGACCTCCGCCAAGCCGACCTTCTTCGCCGGCGGCGACCTGGAGATGCTGCGGGACGTCGACCGCGGCGATCTCGCGGAGTTCCGCGGCTTCCTGACCAACGTCAAGACGCAGTTGCGCCGGCTCGAACGCCTCGGCCGCCCCGTGGTCGCCGCGATCAACGGGTCCGCGCTCGGCGGCGGCCTGGAGATCGCGCTGGCCTGCCACCACCGGGTCGCGCTGGACGACCCGGCCGTCCGGGTCGGCTTTCCCGAGGTGACGCTGGGGCTGTTGCCCGGAGCCGGCGGCATCGTCCGGTCCGTCCGGCTGCTCGGCCTCACCGCCGCGCTGCCGCTGCTGGTCGAGGGCACCCAGCTCGGCCCGGGCGCGGCCGTCAAGGCGGGGCTGGTCGACGAGCTCGCCGCTACACCGGAGGACCTGCTCACCCGGGCCCGCGCCTGGATCGAGGCCCGGGCCGCCGAGCCCGAGGGGCCGGTCCAGCCCTGGGACCGCAAGGGGTTCCGGGTGCCGGGCCAGCCCGCCGACGCCCAGGGGTACGCCGCGCTGTCGGCCGCTCCGGCGATGCTGACCAGCCGTACGCACGGCGCCTATCCCGCACCCGAACGCATCCTCGCCGCCGCGGTCGAGGGCAGCTTCGTCGACGTCGACACCGCGCTGGAGATCGAGACCCGGTACTTCTGCGACCTGGTGACCGGCCAGGTCGCGAAGAACATGATCGGCACACTGTGGTTCGGCCGGAACGAGGTGGCCCGCGGCGCGTCCAAGCCGCCCGGCTACGAGAAGCGGCCGGTGCGCACGCTCGGCGTGCTGGGCGCGGGGATGATGGGCGCCGGGATCGCCCACGTCAGTGCGTACGCCGGCATCGACGTCGTGCTCGCCGACGTGACCGCCGACCAGGCCCGGGCCGGCCGGGACCGGATCGCCGCGCTGCTGGACGAACGCGTGGCGAAGGGCCGGCTCACGCCCGGCCGCCGGGACGAGGTGCTGTCCCGGATCACCGTCACCGACACCGGGCCCGGCATGGCCGGGCCGTCAGGGCTGGCCGACTGCGACCTGGTGGTGGAGGCGGTGTTCGAGGACCGCGCGGTGAAGAACGCCGTGCACGCAGCCGCCGAACGCGCCGCGCCCCGGGCGTTCCTCGCGTCGAACACCTCGACCCTGCCGATCACCGGCCTGGCCGAGGCGGTCCGGGCACCGGACCGGTTCGTCGGGCTGCACTTCTTCTCACCCGTCCACCGGATGCCGCTGGTGGAGATCATCCGGGGCGTGCAGACCTCGCCGGTGACGCTGGCCGCCGCGTTCGACTTCGTACGCCAGATCGGCAAGCTGCCGATCATCGTCGACGACGGCCGCGGCTTCTTCACCTCCCGGGTGTTCGGCACCTACGTCACCGAGGGCATCGCGATGGTGGTCGAGGGCGTCCCGCCGGCCGTGGTGGAGAACACCGCGAGGACGGCGGGGTTCCCGGTCGGTCCGCTGGCCGTCGCCGACGAGGTGAGCCTCACCCTGCTGGCCCGGGTGCGGGCGCAGGAGGTGGCCGATCTCGCCGCGGAGGGGCGCACGCCCGCACCGCATCCGGCGTACGACGTGATCGACGCGATGGTGGGTGAGCTGAACCGGCCCGGCAAGGGTGGCGGCGCCGGTTTCTACGACTACGGGGGAGACGAGGGGAAGAGGCTGTGGCCGGAGCTGGCGGAGCGGTTCGCCACCGGCCCGGGCGAGGTGCCGGTCGGTGACGTCGCCGACCGGTTGCTGTTCGTCCAGGCGCTGGAGGCGTTGCGCTGTCTGAACGAGGGGGTCGTGCAGACAGCCCGCGACGCCAACGTCGGGACCGTCTTCGGGATCGGCTTCCCGGCCTGGACCGGCGGTGCCGCGCAGTTCGTCTCGGCGTACGGCGGGCCCGCGGTGTTCACGGCGCGTGCCAAGGAGCTGATGGCGCGTTACGGCGACCGGTTCCAGCCACCCCCCATCAAGTGGTGA
- a CDS encoding amylo-alpha-1,6-glucosidase encodes MPQPFLHELVSCVHAPAVALSDPDGQIRPGGVQGVLLHDRRALSTLLVDVNGVEPTPVGHALQDAATAQFVSVARDLGDPGADSTVRVERERRAHPDGIEENLTLVNAARTAVECVVRVRAGSDLAAMDDVRRGGRPGLAPLAVAGSGTCAWDGGDVRVTLVAADGGQADSQTGTDELTPVAYETDAEGHAVFAWRVRLPARSRWSTTLRLTVEEAATAGTGTAAVTATSAFLPAAGGPGWSEVDVSGPADLVRLVDRSVEDLAALALADPMAPDDVFLAAGSPWFFTLFGRDSLWAARLTLPLGTDLARGTLRTLARRQGTRTDPDTAEAPGKILHEVRQDNLAVGGPGGLPPLYFGTIDATALWISLLHDAWRWGMPTEEVAEFLDPLEAALGWLTGDADADGDGFLEYIDESGHGLANQGWKDSNDSIQFPDGTIADPSIALSEAQAYAHEAAIGGAALLEAFGRPGADRLRDWAEAMRERFRTTFWVSDRRGSFPAIALDGAKRPVDTATSNLGHLLGTGLLNPEESSRVAARMAESDLDSGYGLRTMSADAAGFNPLGYHSGSVWPHDTAIGLLGLSRAGHHRVAASLAFGLLRTAPDFAYRLPELFAGTDAHAGDPVLAYPASCRPQAWSAAASVVMLTAALGLEPDVPNGTLRVAPAADFAQWWPLRVSGLRIAGHSLAVAVDATGQVEVQTSAPVKVETRKV; translated from the coding sequence ATGCCGCAACCGTTCCTGCACGAGCTGGTCAGCTGCGTGCACGCCCCCGCAGTCGCGTTGTCCGACCCGGACGGGCAGATCCGGCCCGGCGGCGTCCAGGGCGTCCTGCTGCACGACCGGCGCGCCCTGTCCACCCTGCTGGTCGACGTCAACGGCGTCGAGCCGACGCCGGTCGGGCACGCGCTGCAGGACGCGGCCACGGCGCAGTTCGTGAGCGTGGCCCGCGACCTGGGCGACCCCGGGGCCGACTCGACGGTCCGGGTGGAGCGCGAACGCCGGGCGCACCCCGACGGCATCGAGGAGAACCTGACGCTGGTCAACGCGGCCCGGACCGCGGTGGAGTGCGTCGTACGGGTGCGGGCCGGGTCCGACCTCGCCGCCATGGACGACGTGCGGCGCGGCGGCCGGCCGGGCCTGGCGCCGCTGGCGGTGGCGGGTTCGGGCACCTGCGCCTGGGACGGCGGGGACGTGCGGGTGACCCTGGTGGCCGCGGACGGCGGGCAAGCCGACTCCCAGACCGGAACGGACGAGCTGACGCCGGTCGCGTACGAGACCGACGCCGAGGGCCACGCGGTGTTCGCCTGGCGGGTCCGGCTGCCCGCGCGGTCCCGCTGGTCGACCACGCTGCGGCTCACCGTCGAGGAGGCGGCGACCGCCGGAACCGGCACCGCCGCCGTGACCGCCACCAGCGCGTTCCTGCCCGCGGCCGGCGGACCCGGCTGGTCCGAGGTCGACGTCTCCGGCCCGGCCGACCTGGTGCGCCTGGTCGACCGCAGTGTCGAGGACCTGGCCGCGCTCGCGCTGGCCGACCCGATGGCGCCGGACGACGTGTTCCTCGCCGCCGGCAGCCCGTGGTTCTTCACGTTGTTCGGCCGGGACTCGCTGTGGGCGGCCCGGCTCACCCTGCCGCTCGGCACCGACCTCGCCCGCGGCACGCTGCGTACCCTCGCCCGCCGGCAGGGCACCCGGACCGACCCGGACACCGCCGAGGCGCCGGGCAAGATCCTGCACGAGGTACGCCAGGACAACCTCGCCGTCGGCGGCCCCGGCGGGCTCCCGCCGCTGTACTTCGGGACGATCGACGCCACCGCGCTGTGGATCTCGCTGCTGCACGACGCCTGGCGCTGGGGCATGCCGACCGAGGAGGTCGCCGAGTTCCTCGACCCGCTGGAGGCGGCGCTCGGCTGGCTGACCGGGGACGCCGACGCCGACGGTGACGGCTTCCTGGAGTACATCGACGAGTCCGGGCACGGCCTGGCCAACCAGGGCTGGAAGGACTCCAACGACTCCATCCAGTTCCCCGACGGCACCATCGCCGACCCGTCGATCGCGCTGAGCGAGGCGCAGGCGTACGCCCACGAGGCGGCCATCGGCGGCGCCGCCCTGCTCGAGGCGTTCGGCCGGCCCGGCGCGGACCGGCTGCGGGACTGGGCCGAGGCGATGCGCGAACGCTTCCGTACGACGTTCTGGGTGTCGGACCGGCGCGGCTCCTTCCCGGCGATCGCCCTGGACGGCGCGAAGCGGCCGGTCGACACCGCCACCTCCAACCTCGGCCACCTGCTCGGCACCGGCCTGCTCAACCCGGAGGAGTCCTCCCGGGTCGCAGCCCGGATGGCCGAGTCCGACCTGGACAGCGGCTACGGCCTGCGCACGATGAGCGCCGACGCGGCCGGGTTCAACCCGCTCGGCTACCACTCCGGCTCGGTCTGGCCGCACGACACCGCGATCGGCCTGCTCGGGCTGTCCCGGGCCGGTCACCACCGGGTCGCGGCCTCGCTGGCGTTCGGGCTGCTGCGGACCGCGCCGGACTTCGCGTACCGGCTGCCGGAGCTCTTCGCCGGCACCGACGCGCACGCCGGGGACCCGGTGCTCGCCTACCCCGCCTCGTGCCGGCCGCAGGCGTGGTCGGCGGCTGCCTCGGTGGTGATGCTCACCGCCGCGCTCGGGCTGGAGCCGGACGTACCCAACGGGACGTTGCGGGTCGCGCCGGCGGCGGACTTCGCGCAGTGGTGGCCGCTGAGGGTGAGCGGGCTGCGGATCGCCGGGCATTCGCTCGCCGTCGCGGTGGACGCCACCGGCCAGGTCGAGGTGCAGACGTCCGCGCCGGTCAAGGTCGAGACCCGGAAGGTGTAG
- a CDS encoding sulfatase family protein, producing the protein MPTDQRPDRRPNRPNIVMVLTDDHAAHAISAYDDTLLQTPNLDRLADEGMRFDATYCTNALCAPSRASILTGTYSHVNGVRTLTTYFDAAQPTFVSMLRDAGYQTWLAGKWHLGHGGEHDPQGFDHWEVLDGQGPYWDPELISEHGRRTVPGYTTTILTDLAIERIRERDPDRPFCLLLHHKAPHRSWDPDTAHAKLFADEDLPEPATLFDDHAGHGRAAREARMRIGRDLNERDLKEPFPPGLTEPERTRWAYQRYLKDYLRCVVSVDENTGRLLDVLDDEGLRDDTVVVYSSDQGFFLGDHGWYDKRFMYDESLRMPLLVRYPPEVPAGSTTDAMALNIDFAQTFLDYAGLEPLPRMQGESLRPILRGERPDGWRDSIYYRYWEHDDEPHHVEAHYGVRTQRYKLIYYYARGFGLPGASERTMSPEWELFDLERDPAELHNVWADPAYAAVREELRAELARLQAQYADDPCDDLA; encoded by the coding sequence GTGCCGACCGACCAGCGCCCTGACAGACGGCCGAACCGCCCCAACATCGTCATGGTCCTCACCGACGACCACGCCGCGCACGCCATCTCCGCCTACGACGACACTCTGCTGCAGACGCCGAACCTCGACCGGCTGGCGGACGAGGGGATGCGGTTCGACGCGACGTACTGCACGAACGCGCTGTGCGCGCCGAGCCGGGCGTCGATCCTCACCGGCACCTACAGCCACGTCAACGGCGTCCGCACGCTGACGACGTACTTCGACGCCGCGCAGCCGACGTTCGTGTCGATGCTGCGCGACGCCGGCTACCAGACCTGGCTGGCCGGCAAGTGGCACCTCGGCCACGGCGGCGAGCACGACCCTCAGGGCTTCGACCACTGGGAGGTGCTGGACGGGCAGGGGCCGTACTGGGATCCGGAGCTGATCTCCGAGCACGGCCGGCGCACCGTGCCCGGCTACACCACCACGATCCTCACCGATCTGGCCATCGAACGGATCCGGGAACGCGACCCGGACCGGCCGTTCTGCCTGCTGCTGCACCACAAGGCGCCGCACCGCAGCTGGGACCCGGACACCGCGCACGCCAAGCTGTTCGCCGACGAGGACCTGCCCGAGCCGGCCACGTTGTTCGACGACCACGCGGGGCATGGGCGCGCGGCCCGCGAGGCGCGGATGCGGATCGGCCGCGACCTGAACGAGCGTGACCTGAAGGAGCCGTTCCCGCCCGGGCTGACCGAGCCGGAGCGGACCCGGTGGGCGTACCAGCGCTACCTCAAGGACTACCTGCGCTGCGTGGTGTCGGTGGACGAGAACACCGGCCGGCTGCTGGACGTGCTCGACGACGAGGGTCTGCGCGACGACACGGTCGTGGTGTACAGCTCCGACCAGGGGTTCTTTCTCGGCGACCACGGGTGGTACGACAAGCGCTTCATGTACGACGAGTCGCTGCGGATGCCGCTGCTGGTGCGCTATCCGCCGGAGGTGCCGGCCGGGTCGACGACGGACGCGATGGCGCTGAACATCGACTTCGCGCAGACGTTCCTCGACTACGCCGGTCTCGAGCCGCTCCCGCGCATGCAGGGCGAGAGCCTGCGGCCGATCCTGCGCGGTGAGCGGCCGGACGGCTGGCGGGACTCGATCTACTACCGCTACTGGGAACACGACGACGAGCCGCACCACGTCGAGGCGCACTACGGCGTCCGCACGCAGCGGTACAAGCTGATCTACTACTACGCCCGCGGCTTCGGCCTGCCCGGCGCGTCGGAGCGCACGATGTCGCCGGAGTGGGAGCTGTTCGACCTCGAACGCGACCCGGCCGAACTGCACAACGTGTGGGCGGATCCGGCGTACGCCGCCGTACGCGAGGAACTGCGGGCGGAGCTCGCCCGGCTGCAGGCGCAGTACGCCGACGACCCCTGCGACGACCTGGCGTAG
- a CDS encoding aminoglycoside phosphotransferase family protein: MSTATSLGLTVDDVVVLSDSNRLVVRLTPCDIVARVTPMTHFASAEREVELVKQLARTDSAVAALDARVEPRVFVGDGFKITMWTYYEPVRSRVLPPADYAQALERLHAGLRQLEVTAPHFTDRVAATRRDVASRHATPELADADRELLANTLRDLGRSIVDRRAPEQLLHGEPHPGNVLDTKSGPLFVDFENTAEGPVEYDLAWVPEEVGRLCPHADEDLVGDCRGLVLAIIATHRWSRDDQHPSGRRSGFAFLDALRDGPPWPALDDVSW; encoded by the coding sequence ATGTCGACGGCCACATCGCTCGGCCTGACGGTCGACGACGTGGTCGTCCTCAGCGACTCGAACCGGCTCGTCGTCCGGCTGACGCCATGCGACATCGTCGCCCGGGTCACACCCATGACCCATTTCGCCAGCGCAGAGCGAGAGGTCGAACTCGTGAAACAGCTCGCCCGGACCGACAGCGCGGTCGCCGCGCTCGACGCCCGCGTCGAGCCACGCGTCTTCGTGGGTGACGGTTTCAAGATCACCATGTGGACCTACTACGAGCCTGTGCGTTCTCGAGTACTCCCGCCGGCCGACTACGCGCAGGCGCTCGAACGTCTTCATGCCGGCCTGCGGCAACTCGAGGTCACGGCACCGCACTTCACGGATCGCGTCGCGGCTACCCGGCGAGACGTTGCGAGCCGGCACGCCACTCCCGAACTCGCGGATGCGGACCGGGAGCTGCTCGCGAACACACTGCGCGACCTGGGCCGGTCGATCGTGGACCGGCGCGCTCCCGAGCAGCTCCTGCACGGCGAGCCGCACCCGGGGAACGTGCTTGACACGAAGAGCGGGCCACTTTTCGTCGACTTCGAAAACACCGCCGAAGGGCCGGTCGAGTACGACCTCGCGTGGGTGCCCGAGGAGGTCGGCCGGCTCTGTCCACATGCCGACGAGGACCTGGTGGGCGACTGCCGGGGCCTGGTCCTCGCGATCATCGCAACCCACCGGTGGAGCCGCGACGACCAACACCCCAGCGGGAGGCGGTCGGGATTCGCGTTCCTCGACGCTCTGCGGGACGGTCCGCCGTGGCCAGCGCTCGACGATGTCTCCTGGTAG
- a CDS encoding P-loop NTPase family protein, producing the protein MTGQAGSGKSTLSHALAARSGLPLIHLDLQFWKPGWVEPSEAEWREKQRRVLAGDAWIADGNYTETLDLRLERADTVVVLATPWWRCAGRAFLRGFRMPGRLPEGCEYSAWQRLRDEWRLIPAIWRGRRTEPEAELAIIARHGQHVTGDVLRSKRAIREFLDGFDAGHR; encoded by the coding sequence GTGACCGGACAGGCCGGGTCCGGAAAATCCACGCTCTCCCACGCCCTCGCGGCCAGGTCCGGCCTGCCCCTCATTCACCTCGACCTCCAGTTCTGGAAACCCGGCTGGGTCGAACCGTCGGAGGCAGAGTGGCGCGAGAAGCAACGTCGTGTCCTTGCCGGCGACGCGTGGATCGCCGATGGCAACTACACCGAGACGCTCGATCTCCGTCTCGAACGCGCGGACACCGTGGTGGTCCTCGCCACGCCGTGGTGGCGGTGCGCGGGACGAGCGTTCCTGCGTGGGTTCCGGATGCCGGGCCGGCTGCCGGAAGGGTGTGAGTACTCAGCCTGGCAACGGTTGCGCGACGAATGGCGCCTGATCCCGGCCATCTGGCGCGGTCGGCGCACCGAACCCGAAGCCGAGCTGGCGATCATCGCCCGGCACGGGCAACACGTGACCGGAGACGTGCTCAGGTCCAAGCGGGCGATCAGGGAGTTCCTCGACGGATTCGACGCCGGCCACCGCTGA